In Lacerta agilis isolate rLacAgi1 chromosome 8, rLacAgi1.pri, whole genome shotgun sequence, one genomic interval encodes:
- the LOC117052029 gene encoding uncharacterized protein K02A2.6-like, giving the protein MVPLLVLCLLSPLLIASADTTSLKCVQGYDATQAPTDCPSDSDACVTIKDENTLPGARNFTMHGCGTSNVCELMGKYLTVNGTDYPVALKAKVDEQLDKLIAQGVLEPVDHAKWETPIVTPVKPDGSVRICADYKCTINKALQQHAYPVPVVQHLLHSLGEGKVFAKLDLAQAYQQLPVDDATAEAQTIVTHRGAFRCRRLQFGVSVAPGIFQSLMERLLQGLPGVVPYFDDVLVSADSNQQLFERLRAVLTRFQEAGLKVKKEKCLIAVPQVEFLGYLINASGLHPTTSKIRAIQEAPIPKNKTELQAFLGLLNFYNMFLPHKATLAEPLHRLLSTKAPWSWGHRETAAFNAVKSLLSSDSVLVQYSEARPLVLACDASPFGIGAVLSHRFPDGREAPLAYFSRTLSPAERNYSQLDKEALALVAGVKRFHEYLYGRTFDLITDHKPLLFATRQHELSAHRGCLLWGDRVVVPQRLRQRVLEALHIGHPGIVKMKALARCYVWWPNMDDAITSWVASCQACQESRPAPPAAKGNTWETPKAPWSRVHIDLAGPFHGRTFMVVVDTYSKWLEVALMPSTTTEAIVRVLRGLFAMHGCPDVLVSDNGPQFTSGAFERYLLGLGIRHALTAPFHPASNGQAERMVRSAKEALARLDQKDWHERVTEYLLVQHITPHAATGRSPAELLMGRRLRSPLDRLH; this is encoded by the exons GTGCCAGGAACTTCACCATGCATGGTTGTGGAACAAGCAACGTGTGTGAACTCATGGGCAAATATCTGACAGTTAATGGAACCGACTACCCAGTG gccctcaaggctaaggtggacgaacaactggacaaattaatcgcgcaaggggttttggagccggtcgaccatgccaagtgggaaacgcctatcgtcacacctgtcaagccggatgggtcggtgaggatatgcgcagactacaagtgcacgatcaacaaggcgcttcagcagcacgcttatccagttcccgtcgtccaacacctgctgcattctttgggcgaaggcaaggtctttgctaagctggaccttgcccaagcctatcaacaactgcctgttgacgacgccaccgctgaagctcagacgatcgtcacccaccgaggagcgttccgatgccgccgactacagttcggggtgagcgtggctcccggcatctttcaaagcctcatggagcgcctcctgcaaggactgccaggcgtggtaccatatttcgatgatgtactggtatccgcagactcaaatcaacagctgttcgagcgcctccgcgctgtgctgaccaggttccaggaggccggactcaaggtgaagaaagaaaagtgtctgattgccgttccacaggtggagttcctgggctacctcatcaacgcctctggccttcacccaacgacatccaaaatccgggccatccaggaggccccgattccaaagaacaagacggagttgcaggcgttcctggggctgctgaacttctacaatatgttcctgccccacaaggcaacgctagctgagcctctccaccgcctgctcagcacgaaggcgccatggtcctggggtcatagAGAGACAGCGGCATTCAACGCAgtcaagtccctcctctcctcagacagtgtgctggtacagtacagtgaagccaggccactggtcctcgcctgtgacgcctcgccctttggcatcggtgcagtcctcagtcaccggttcccggatgggagggaagcaccacttgcttacttctctcggacgctgtctccggcggaacggaattacagccagctcgacaaggaggcactggcgcttgtggctggagtgaagaggttccacgaatacctctacgggagaacctttgacctcatcactgaccacaagccgctcctg tttgcaaccagacagcatgagctctcggctcatcgcggctgcctactgtggggagaccgagtcgtggttccccaaagactccgccaacgcgtccttgaggctctgcacatcggccacccagggatcgttaaaatgaaggcgttggctcggtgttacgtctggtggcctaacatggacgatgccatcacctcctgggttgcctcctgtcaagcatgtcaagaatcgagacctgcaccaccggcagctaagggcaacacctgggagacgccaaaggcaccctggtcgagagtgcacattgaccttgctggcccttttcatggccggacctttatggtagtggtggacacttattcgaaatggctggaggtggctctgatgccctccaccactaccgaagccatagtccgggtgctgcggggcctatttgcaatgcatggatgtcctgatgtcctcgtctctgacaacgggccacagttcacatcaggcgcctttgaaaggtacctcttggggctaggcatccgccacgccctaacagctccattccacccggccagcaacggacaggcagaaagaatggtgcgctcagcgaaagaggcactggcacgcctggaccagaaggactggcatgagcgagttacggaatacttgctcgtgcaacacattaccccgcatgcagccacagggcggagtccagctgaactgcttatgggccgtcgcctcagatctccgctcgaccggttgcat